The following proteins are encoded in a genomic region of Kosakonia oryzae:
- a CDS encoding hemolysin family protein has translation MLNSILVILCLIAVSAFFSLSEISLAASRKIKLKLLADEGNINAQRILKMQETPGMFFTVVQIGLNAVAILGGIVGDAAFSPVFHSMLINVVSPELAEQLSFIISFSLVTGLFILFADLTPKRIGMIAPEAVALRIINPMRFCLFLFRPLVWFFNGLANVIFRIFKLPMARKDDITSDDIYAVVEAGALAGVLRKQEHELIENVFELESRTVPSSMTSRENVIWFDLHEDEQSLKNKVSEHPHSKFLVCNGDIDHIVGYVDSKDLLNRVLANQSMALNSGVQIRNTLIVPDTLTLSEALESFKTAGEDFAVIMNEYALVVGVITLNDVMTTLMGDLIGQGLEEMIVARDENSWLIDGGTPIDDVMRVLDIDEFPQSGNYETIGGFMMFMLRKIPKRTDAVKFSGYKFEVVDIDNYRIDQLLVTRIDTRAAVLTPKLPDAEDKGAA, from the coding sequence ATGTTAAACAGCATTTTAGTCATACTCTGTCTGATCGCGGTAAGTGCGTTTTTCTCGTTGTCAGAGATCTCACTCGCCGCATCGCGAAAAATTAAGCTCAAACTGCTTGCCGATGAAGGCAACATCAACGCGCAACGCATTCTGAAAATGCAGGAAACGCCCGGCATGTTCTTTACGGTGGTGCAAATTGGTCTTAACGCCGTCGCCATTCTTGGCGGTATCGTCGGTGATGCGGCTTTCTCTCCCGTTTTTCACAGCATGTTGATCAACGTGGTTTCCCCGGAGCTGGCCGAACAGCTCAGCTTTATTATCTCCTTCTCGCTGGTGACCGGGCTGTTTATTCTGTTCGCCGACCTGACACCGAAACGCATCGGTATGATTGCGCCCGAAGCCGTGGCTTTGCGTATCATCAACCCGATGCGCTTCTGTTTGTTCCTTTTCCGCCCGCTGGTCTGGTTCTTCAACGGCCTGGCCAACGTCATCTTCCGTATTTTCAAACTGCCGATGGCGCGCAAAGACGACATCACCTCCGACGATATTTATGCCGTTGTGGAAGCCGGTGCCTTAGCCGGGGTGTTGCGTAAACAGGAACATGAACTGATTGAGAACGTGTTTGAACTGGAGTCACGCACCGTGCCGTCGTCAATGACTTCGCGCGAGAACGTGATTTGGTTCGATCTGCATGAAGATGAGCAGAGCCTGAAAAACAAAGTCTCCGAACATCCGCATTCTAAATTTCTGGTCTGTAATGGTGATATCGACCATATTGTCGGCTATGTCGATTCCAAAGATTTGCTCAACCGCGTGCTGGCGAATCAAAGCATGGCGCTCAACAGCGGCGTGCAGATCCGCAACACACTGATCGTGCCGGATACCTTAACCCTGTCGGAAGCGCTGGAAAGTTTCAAAACCGCCGGTGAGGACTTCGCGGTAATCATGAACGAATACGCGCTGGTGGTCGGGGTTATCACCCTTAATGACGTGATGACCACGCTGATGGGCGATCTGATCGGCCAGGGGCTGGAAGAGATGATTGTCGCCCGTGATGAAAACTCATGGCTGATAGATGGCGGCACGCCGATTGATGACGTGATGCGCGTGCTGGATATCGATGAATTCCCGCAGTCCGGCAACTATGAAACCATCGGCGGTTTTATGATGTTTATGCTGCGTAAGATCCCGAAGCGCACCGATGCGGTGAAATTCTCCGGCTACAAATTTGAGGTGGTGGATATCGATAACTACCGCATCGATCAGCTGCTGGTTACCCGTATCGACACTCGCGCGGCGGTGCTGACGCCGAAGCTACCTGACGCGGAAGATAAAGGCGCGGCGTAA
- the tamA gene encoding autotransporter assembly complex protein TamA yields the protein MPKIRLLCFAGLLLASETAFAANVRLKLEGLTGELQKNVRAQLSTIQSDEVTPDRRFQARVDDAIREGLKALGYYEPTIDFELLPPPAKGRQVLIARVSAGEPVLIGGTNVILRGGARDDSDYLALLKKRPAIGTVLHHNDYDNFKKSLTNVALRKGYFDSQFIKSQLGVALDRHQAFWDIDYDSGQRYRFGAVTFEGSQIRDEYLQNLVPFHEGDYYQTQDLAELNRRLSATGWFNSVVVAPEFDKARRTKVLPLKGVVSPRTENTIETGVGYSTDVGPRVKATWKKPWMNSYGHSLTTSMSVSAPEQQLDFSYKMPLLKNPLEQYYLVQGGFKRTDLNDTEADSTTLALSRYWDLSSGWQRAINLRWSLDHFTQASVTNTTMLLYPGVMISRTRSRGGLMPTWGDSQRYSVDYSNTAWGSDVDFLVLQAQNVWIRTLYDRHRFVARGNLGWIETGDFNRVPPDLRFFAGGDRSIRGYKYKSIAPRDDDGKLIGASKLATGSLEYQYNVTGKWWGAVFVDSGEAVSDIRRSDFKTGTGVGVRWESPVGPIKLDFAVPVGDKDEHGLQFYIGLGPEL from the coding sequence GTGCCAAAGATCCGTCTTTTATGTTTTGCCGGTTTGTTGCTGGCGAGTGAAACGGCTTTTGCCGCGAATGTACGATTAAAACTGGAGGGATTAACGGGCGAACTGCAAAAGAATGTGCGCGCTCAGTTGTCCACTATCCAGAGTGACGAAGTGACGCCGGATCGGCGTTTTCAGGCACGTGTTGATGATGCTATCCGCGAAGGGTTGAAAGCCTTAGGTTACTACGAACCTACCATTGATTTCGAACTGCTGCCGCCACCAGCAAAAGGGCGTCAGGTATTGATTGCCCGCGTCTCTGCGGGTGAACCGGTGTTGATTGGCGGCACCAACGTGATCCTGCGCGGCGGCGCACGTGACGACAGCGATTACCTGGCGCTGCTCAAAAAGCGTCCCGCCATCGGCACCGTGCTGCACCATAACGATTACGACAATTTCAAAAAATCCCTCACCAATGTGGCGCTGCGCAAAGGCTACTTTGACAGTCAGTTTATTAAAAGCCAGCTCGGCGTTGCGCTCGATCGCCACCAGGCCTTCTGGGATATCGACTACGACAGCGGCCAGCGTTACCGCTTTGGCGCGGTGACCTTTGAAGGTTCGCAAATTCGCGACGAATATCTGCAAAACCTCGTCCCGTTTCATGAAGGGGATTACTACCAGACCCAGGATCTGGCGGAGCTGAACCGTCGCCTGTCCGCCACCGGCTGGTTTAACTCTGTTGTGGTTGCTCCGGAATTTGATAAAGCGCGTAGGACCAAAGTGCTGCCGCTGAAAGGCGTGGTGTCACCACGTACGGAAAATACCATCGAAACGGGGGTTGGCTACTCCACCGATGTCGGGCCGCGCGTTAAAGCGACGTGGAAAAAGCCGTGGATGAACTCTTACGGCCACAGCCTGACCACCAGCATGAGCGTCTCGGCGCCGGAACAGCAGCTTGATTTCAGCTATAAAATGCCGCTGCTGAAAAATCCACTGGAGCAATATTATCTGGTTCAGGGCGGCTTTAAACGTACCGATCTGAACGATACTGAAGCGGATTCCACCACGCTTGCGCTGTCGCGCTACTGGGATCTCTCCAGCGGCTGGCAGCGAGCGATTAACCTGCGCTGGAGCCTCGACCACTTTACTCAGGCCAGCGTCACCAACACCACCATGCTGCTCTACCCCGGCGTGATGATCAGCCGTACCCGCTCGCGCGGCGGCCTGATGCCGACCTGGGGCGACTCGCAACGCTACTCGGTTGATTACTCCAACACCGCCTGGGGATCGGATGTCGATTTCCTCGTATTGCAGGCGCAAAACGTCTGGATCCGCACGCTTTACGATCGCCATCGCTTTGTGGCGCGCGGCAATCTCGGTTGGATCGAAACCGGTGATTTCAACCGCGTACCGCCGGATCTGCGCTTCTTCGCCGGGGGCGATCGCAGTATTCGCGGTTACAAATACAAATCCATCGCGCCAAGAGATGATGACGGCAAGCTGATCGGGGCATCCAAGTTGGCGACCGGTTCGCTGGAGTACCAGTACAACGTGACCGGGAAATGGTGGGGCGCCGTATTTGTTGACAGCGGCGAAGCGGTCAGCGACATCCGGCGCAGCGATTTTAAAACCGGGACCGGCGTTGGCGTACGCTGGGAATCGCCGGTCGGGCCTATCAAGCTCGATTTCGCCGTGCCGGTCGGCGATAAAGATGAACACGGATTACAGTTTTACATCGGTCTGGGGCCAGAATTATGA
- the tamB gene encoding autotransporter assembly complex protein TamB has product MSLWKKISLGVLVFILLLLATVAFLVGTTSGLHLLFNAANRWVPGLEIGQVTGGWRDLTLKNLRYTQPGVAVNAGEIHLAVKLGCLRNSSLCVNDLSLKEINVAIDSKQMPQSAPVKEEESGPLNLSTPYPITLSRVALNKVNIKIDDTTVSVMDFSTGLNWQEKNLTLTPTSLKGLLIALPKVANVAQKEVVEPKIQNPQPQEKPLGETLKALFDKPLLPEMTDVHLPLNLNIEEFRGEQLRLTGDTDLLVSSLLLKVSSIDGQMKLDALDIDSSQGTVNATGSAQLHDNWPVDITLNSTLNIDPLKGEKVKLKVGGEMRKQLEVGVNLSGPVDMVLRAQTQLAEAGLPLNLELTSQQLYWPFTGTKQFQADDTRLSFSGKMTDYVLSFRTAVKGQDIPPATITLDGKGNAQQISLDKLTVAALEGKTELKALLDWQQAISWRGELTLNGIDTAKAFPEWPSKLNGLIKTRGSLYGGSWQMDVPELKLSGNVKQNKVSVDGQLKGNSYLQWTIPGLHLALGKNSADIKGELGVKDLNLDANIDAPGLNNALPGLGGTAKGVVKVRGTVDAPQALVDITANALRWQELSVARVRVEGDVTSSDQIAGKLNARIERIAQPGVNLSLVTLNADGNEKQHKLQLRVQGEPVSGQLNLAGSFDRQQQRWKGTLSDTRFATPVGPWSINRPITLDYRNLEQKIAIGPHCWLNPNAELCVPQTIDAGAEGRAVVNLNRFDLAMLKPFMPDTTQASGVFSGKADVSWDTTKEGLPQGEVTLSGRGVKVTQEVNGAPLPVAFDTLNLNAQLRNNRADLGWLIRLTNNGQFDGQLQITDPQGRRNLGGNVNIRNFSLAMANAIFSRGEQAAGTLNANLRLAGNAQSPQLFGQLGLNGLDVEGNFMPFDMQPSQLAINFNGMSSTLQGVVRTGQGQINLSGDADWRQLDNWRARVAAKGSKVRITVPPMVRLDVSPDVVFEATPSLFTLDGNVDVPWARIVVHDLPESAVGVSSDEVMLNNDLQPEQPKSASIPINSNLTVHVGNNVRLDAFGLKARLTGDLKVAQDKQGLGLNGQINIPEGRFHAYGQDLIVRKGELLFSGPPDQPLLNIEAIRNPESTENDVIAGVRVTGTADEPKAEIFSDPAMSQQEALSYLLRGQGLDSEQSDSAAMTSMLIGLGVAQSGQVVGKIGETFGVSNLALDTQGVGDSSQVVVSGYVLPGLQVKYGVGIFDSLATLTLRYRLMPKLYLEAVSGVDQALDLLYQFEF; this is encoded by the coding sequence ATGAGTTTATGGAAGAAAATCAGCCTCGGCGTACTGGTGTTTATCCTGCTGCTGCTGGCAACCGTTGCCTTTCTGGTGGGGACCACCAGCGGGCTGCATCTGCTGTTTAACGCAGCAAACCGCTGGGTACCGGGGCTGGAAATCGGCCAGGTTACCGGCGGCTGGCGCGATCTGACGCTGAAAAACCTGCGCTATACGCAGCCTGGCGTGGCGGTCAATGCCGGGGAGATCCACCTTGCGGTCAAACTGGGTTGCCTGCGTAACAGCAGTTTGTGCGTCAACGATCTGTCGCTGAAAGAGATTAACGTCGCTATCGACAGCAAACAAATGCCGCAGAGCGCGCCCGTAAAGGAAGAGGAGAGCGGGCCGCTCAATCTCTCCACGCCCTATCCGATTACCTTAAGCCGGGTGGCGCTGAACAAGGTAAACATCAAAATCGATGACACCACGGTATCGGTGATGGATTTCAGCACCGGGCTGAACTGGCAAGAAAAGAACCTGACGCTGACGCCGACCTCGCTGAAAGGGTTGTTAATTGCGCTGCCGAAAGTGGCCAATGTCGCGCAAAAAGAGGTGGTGGAGCCGAAGATCCAGAACCCGCAGCCGCAGGAAAAACCACTGGGCGAAACGCTGAAAGCGCTGTTTGACAAACCGCTGCTGCCGGAAATGACCGATGTGCACCTGCCGTTGAACCTCAATATTGAGGAGTTCCGCGGCGAACAGTTGCGCCTGACCGGCGACACCGATCTTCTGGTCAGTAGCCTGCTGTTGAAAGTCAGCAGCATCGATGGACAGATGAAGCTTGATGCGCTGGATATCGACTCCAGCCAGGGTACGGTAAACGCCACCGGCAGCGCGCAACTGCATGATAACTGGCCGGTGGATATCACCCTCAACAGCACACTCAATATCGATCCGCTGAAGGGCGAGAAGGTGAAGCTGAAAGTTGGCGGTGAAATGCGTAAGCAGCTTGAGGTTGGTGTGAATCTCTCCGGCCCGGTTGATATGGTCTTACGGGCGCAAACGCAGCTCGCCGAAGCGGGATTGCCGCTCAACCTTGAGTTGACGAGCCAGCAACTTTACTGGCCGTTTACCGGGACAAAACAGTTCCAGGCGGACGATACCAGACTGAGCTTCTCCGGCAAAATGACCGATTACGTGCTGTCGTTCCGCACGGCGGTGAAAGGGCAGGATATTCCCCCGGCAACCATCACGCTGGACGGTAAAGGTAACGCGCAGCAGATCAGCCTTGATAAGTTGACTGTTGCCGCGCTGGAAGGGAAAACCGAACTGAAAGCGCTGCTCGACTGGCAGCAGGCGATCAGTTGGCGCGGCGAACTGACGCTTAATGGCATTGATACGGCAAAAGCCTTCCCCGAGTGGCCGTCAAAACTGAATGGCCTGATCAAAACCCGCGGCAGCCTGTACGGCGGGAGCTGGCAGATGGATGTGCCGGAGCTGAAACTCAGCGGCAACGTGAAGCAAAACAAAGTGAGCGTTGACGGGCAACTAAAGGGCAACAGCTATTTGCAGTGGACGATCCCGGGCCTGCATCTGGCGCTGGGGAAAAACAGCGCCGATATCAAAGGCGAACTGGGGGTTAAGGATTTGAACCTCGACGCTAACATTGATGCGCCGGGGCTGAATAACGCCTTGCCGGGCCTCGGTGGAACGGCGAAAGGGGTGGTGAAAGTGCGCGGTACGGTCGATGCGCCGCAGGCGCTGGTGGACATTACCGCCAATGCACTGCGCTGGCAGGAGCTGTCTGTCGCCCGCGTTCGCGTTGAAGGGGATGTTACGTCCAGCGATCAGATCGCCGGGAAACTCAACGCGCGCATTGAGCGTATCGCCCAGCCGGGCGTGAACCTCAGCCTGGTAACGCTGAATGCCGACGGCAACGAAAAGCAGCACAAATTGCAGTTGCGCGTGCAGGGCGAGCCGGTCTCCGGGCAGTTAAATCTGGCCGGGAGCTTCGATCGCCAGCAGCAGCGCTGGAAAGGGACGCTGAGCGATACCCGCTTTGCCACGCCGGTTGGCCCGTGGTCGATCAACCGGCCAATCACTCTCGACTACCGTAATCTGGAGCAGAAAATCGCTATCGGCCCGCACTGTTGGCTGAACCCCAACGCTGAACTGTGCGTGCCGCAGACTATCGATGCGGGCGCTGAAGGGCGCGCGGTAGTGAATCTGAATCGCTTCGATCTGGCGATGCTCAAACCGTTTATGCCGGATACCACGCAGGCCAGCGGCGTATTCAGCGGTAAGGCGGATGTAAGTTGGGACACCACCAAAGAGGGCCTGCCGCAGGGCGAGGTGACGCTTTCCGGGCGCGGCGTGAAGGTCACCCAGGAAGTGAATGGCGCGCCGCTGCCGGTGGCGTTCGATACCCTGAACCTGAATGCGCAGCTTCGTAACAACCGTGCCGATCTCGGCTGGCTGATTCGCCTGACTAACAACGGCCAGTTTGACGGTCAGCTACAGATTACCGATCCGCAGGGACGACGTAATCTGGGCGGTAATGTGAACATCCGTAACTTCTCGCTGGCGATGGCCAACGCCATCTTTAGCCGTGGCGAGCAAGCCGCAGGGACGCTGAATGCCAACCTGCGGCTGGCGGGGAATGCACAAAGCCCGCAATTGTTCGGACAGCTAGGGCTGAACGGGCTGGATGTCGAGGGCAACTTTATGCCGTTTGACATGCAGCCCAGCCAGTTGGCGATCAATTTCAACGGCATGAGTTCGACGTTGCAGGGCGTGGTGCGTACCGGGCAAGGGCAGATTAACCTCAGCGGGGATGCTGACTGGCGGCAACTGGATAACTGGCGTGCGCGCGTGGCGGCGAAAGGCAGTAAAGTGCGCATTACTGTGCCGCCGATGGTGCGGCTGGATGTTTCGCCAGATGTGGTATTTGAAGCCACGCCAAGCCTGTTTACGCTCGATGGGAATGTCGATGTGCCGTGGGCGCGCATTGTGGTGCACGATCTGCCGGAAAGCGCAGTGGGCGTCTCCAGTGATGAGGTGATGCTCAACAACGATCTGCAACCGGAGCAGCCAAAGAGCGCGTCGATTCCGATCAACAGCAATCTGACGGTCCACGTCGGCAATAACGTGCGGCTGGATGCTTTCGGTCTGAAAGCACGGCTGACCGGCGACCTGAAAGTGGCGCAGGATAAGCAAGGGCTGGGGCTGAACGGGCAAATTAATATCCCGGAAGGGCGCTTCCATGCGTATGGCCAGGATCTGATTGTGCGCAAAGGCGAACTGCTGTTCTCCGGCCCGCCGGATCAACCGCTGCTGAACATTGAGGCGATTCGTAATCCGGAGTCGACCGAGAACGATGTGATCGCCGGGGTTCGTGTTACCGGTACGGCGGATGAACCGAAAGCTGAGATCTTCTCCGATCCGGCGATGTCGCAGCAGGAAGCGCTCTCTTATCTGCTGCGCGGGCAGGGTTTGGATAGCGAGCAGAGCGACAGCGCGGCAATGACCTCTATGCTGATTGGCTTAGGGGTTGCACAAAGTGGTCAGGTTGTGGGTAAAATCGGCGAGACATTCGGCGTCAGCAATCTGGCGCTGGATACTCAGGGGGTAGGCGACTCCTCCCAGGTGGTGGTCAGCGGCTATGTTCTGCCGGGTCTACAGGTCAAATATGGTGTAGGAATTTTTGACTCACTGGCGACTCTCACGTTACGTTATCGCCTGATGCCTAAGCTGTATCTTGAAGCGGTGTCTGGCGTAGATCAGGCACTAGATTTGCTCTATCAGTTTGAGTTTTAG
- a CDS encoding gamma-glutamylcyclotransferase family protein translates to MRIFVYGSLRRKQGNSHWMTNAQWLGDFCVENHQLYSLGHYPGAVPGEGNVKGEVYRIDAATLGELDALRTAGGEYKRQLIQTPYGSAWMYVYQRSVEGRTLIESGNWLDREQYQK, encoded by the coding sequence ATGCGAATATTTGTCTACGGCAGTTTACGACGCAAGCAGGGCAACAGCCACTGGATGACCAACGCTCAGTGGCTGGGGGACTTTTGCGTCGAAAATCATCAGCTGTATAGTCTGGGGCATTACCCGGGGGCTGTTCCGGGCGAAGGAAACGTAAAGGGTGAAGTTTACCGCATCGACGCGGCAACGCTCGGTGAACTGGATGCCTTACGTACCGCAGGGGGCGAATACAAACGTCAACTGATCCAGACGCCTTATGGCAGCGCCTGGATGTATGTGTACCAGCGTTCGGTTGAGGGAAGAACCTTGATTGAAAGCGGTAACTGGCTGGACAGGGAACAGTACCAGAAGTAA
- the ppa gene encoding inorganic diphosphatase — protein MSLLNVPAGKDLPEDIYVVIEIPANADPIKYEVDKESGALFVDRFMSTAMFYPCNYGYINHTLSLDGDPVDVLVPTPYPLEPGSVIRCRPVGVLKMTDESGEDAKLVAVPHTKLSKEYDHIKDVNDLPELLKAQITHFFEHYKDLEKGKWVKVDGWDNAEAAKAEIVASFERAAKK, from the coding sequence ATGAGCTTATTGAACGTCCCGGCGGGTAAAGATCTGCCAGAAGATATTTACGTGGTTATCGAAATTCCGGCTAACGCTGATCCGATCAAATACGAAGTTGACAAAGAAAGCGGCGCGCTGTTCGTTGACCGTTTCATGTCCACCGCGATGTTCTATCCGTGCAACTACGGTTACATCAACCACACCCTCTCCCTGGATGGTGACCCGGTTGACGTGCTGGTGCCGACGCCGTACCCGCTGGAGCCAGGCTCTGTGATCCGTTGCCGTCCGGTTGGCGTGCTGAAAATGACCGACGAATCTGGCGAAGATGCGAAACTGGTTGCGGTTCCGCACACCAAACTGAGCAAAGAGTACGATCACATTAAAGATGTGAACGACCTGCCGGAACTGCTGAAAGCGCAGATCACCCACTTCTTCGAGCACTACAAAGATCTCGAAAAAGGCAAATGGGTGAAAGTGGACGGTTGGGACAACGCTGAAGCCGCGAAAGCGGAAATCGTTGCTTCCTTCGAACGCGCTGCCAAAAAATAA
- the cysQ gene encoding 3'(2'),5'-bisphosphate nucleotidase CysQ gives MLDAICQLAREAGDAIMQVYDGHKPMEVTSKVDDSPVTAADIAAHGVIVRGLQTLTPDIPVLSEEDPPAWEIRQTWGRYWLVDPLDGTKEFIKRNGEFTVNIALIEKGKPVLGVVYAPVLKVMYSAAEGKAWKEEAGHHQQIQVRDARPPLVVVSRSHADDELKEYLQQLGEHQTTAIGSSLKFCLVAEGKAQLYPRFGPTSVWDTAAGHAVAVAAGAHVHDWQGRTLDYTPRESFLNPGFRVSIY, from the coding sequence ATGTTAGATGCAATTTGCCAACTCGCGCGGGAAGCGGGTGACGCCATTATGCAGGTGTATGACGGTCACAAACCGATGGAGGTCACCAGCAAGGTGGATGACTCCCCGGTGACCGCCGCAGATATTGCGGCCCACGGCGTGATTGTGCGCGGTCTGCAGACGTTGACACCAGATATTCCGGTGCTCTCGGAAGAGGATCCGCCCGCATGGGAAATTCGCCAGACATGGGGACGCTACTGGCTGGTAGATCCGCTGGATGGCACCAAAGAGTTTATCAAGCGTAACGGCGAATTCACGGTCAATATCGCTTTGATTGAAAAGGGAAAACCTGTGCTGGGCGTGGTCTACGCGCCGGTGCTGAAAGTGATGTACTCTGCCGCTGAAGGCAAAGCGTGGAAGGAAGAAGCGGGGCATCACCAGCAGATTCAGGTGCGCGATGCGCGTCCGCCGCTGGTCGTGGTGAGCCGCTCCCACGCTGATGATGAACTGAAAGAGTATTTACAGCAGTTAGGCGAACATCAAACCACGGCGATTGGTTCATCGCTGAAGTTCTGCCTGGTTGCAGAGGGGAAAGCGCAGCTCTATCCGCGTTTCGGGCCGACCAGCGTCTGGGATACGGCGGCAGGGCATGCTGTTGCGGTAGCCGCCGGGGCGCATGTTCACGACTGGCAGGGGCGTACTCTGGATTACACCCCGCGTGAATCCTTCCTCAACCCCGGCTTTCGGGTCTCTATTTACTGA
- a CDS encoding DUF1107 domain-containing protein: protein MKIFQRYNPLQVAKYVKILFRGRLYIKDVGAFEFDKGKILIPKVKDKQHLSVMSEVNRQVMRLQTEMA from the coding sequence ATGAAAATTTTCCAGCGTTACAACCCACTTCAGGTGGCTAAGTACGTAAAAATCCTGTTCCGTGGACGGTTGTATATCAAGGACGTTGGCGCTTTCGAGTTCGACAAGGGTAAGATCCTTATCCCGAAAGTGAAGGACAAACAGCATCTCTCTGTGATGTCCGAAGTCAACCGTCAGGTTATGCGTCTGCAAACTGAGATGGCTTAA
- a CDS encoding YtfJ family protein, translating into MTLRSILAATCLLLPLMASAHNFETNQRVPPVGIADRGELILENDKFSYKNWNSAQLPGKVRVVQHIAGRTSAKEKNAGLIEAIKAANLPHDRYQTTTIVNTDDAIPGSAMFVRSSIESNKKLYPWSQFIVDSEGVTRKAWHLDEESSAIIVLDKEGRVQFAKDGGLSQQEVQQVIDLLHKLLSK; encoded by the coding sequence ATGACCCTACGTTCTATCCTGGCAGCGACATGCCTGTTACTGCCGCTGATGGCTTCAGCCCATAACTTCGAAACCAATCAGCGCGTGCCGCCTGTGGGCATTGCCGACAGAGGGGAGTTGATTCTTGAGAATGACAAGTTTAGCTATAAAAACTGGAACAGCGCCCAGCTTCCAGGCAAGGTGCGGGTTGTACAGCATATTGCCGGTCGCACCTCCGCTAAAGAGAAGAATGCCGGGCTGATTGAGGCGATAAAAGCTGCAAATCTGCCTCATGACCGCTATCAAACCACCACCATCGTCAACACCGATGATGCCATTCCGGGCAGCGCCATGTTTGTGCGCAGCAGCATTGAGAGCAACAAGAAGCTCTATCCGTGGTCGCAATTTATTGTCGATAGTGAAGGCGTGACGCGTAAAGCGTGGCATCTGGACGAAGAGAGTTCCGCGATTATCGTGCTGGATAAAGAAGGCCGCGTGCAGTTTGCTAAAGACGGTGGATTGAGCCAGCAAGAGGTGCAGCAGGTGATCGACCTGCTGCACAAGTTACTCAGTAAATAG
- the msrA gene encoding peptide-methionine (S)-S-oxide reductase MsrA, with protein MSFFDKKDLVSQSDALPGRNTPMPVASLHAVNEHSMSHVPEGMEIALFAMGCFWGVERLFWQLPGVYSTAAGYTGGYTPNPTYREVCTGQTGHAEAVRVVYDPKVVSYEQLLQVFWENHDPAQGMRQGNDLGTQYRSAIYPLTPEQNAAARASLERFQAAMRSAGDARTVTTEIKSATPFYYAEDEHQQYLYKNPHGYCGIGGIGVCLPPQLNP; from the coding sequence GTGAGCTTTTTTGATAAAAAAGACCTTGTTTCTCAGTCAGATGCATTGCCCGGACGCAATACACCCATGCCTGTCGCCAGTTTACACGCTGTTAACGAGCATTCAATGAGCCATGTTCCCGAAGGTATGGAGATTGCGCTGTTTGCTATGGGCTGTTTCTGGGGCGTAGAGCGCCTGTTCTGGCAGTTGCCGGGCGTCTACAGCACCGCTGCGGGCTACACCGGCGGCTATACGCCAAATCCGACCTACCGCGAAGTGTGCACAGGGCAGACCGGCCATGCCGAAGCCGTGCGCGTGGTGTACGACCCGAAAGTGGTGAGTTACGAGCAGTTGCTGCAGGTGTTCTGGGAAAACCACGATCCGGCACAGGGAATGCGTCAGGGTAACGATCTCGGCACCCAGTACCGCTCCGCAATCTACCCGCTGACGCCGGAGCAAAACGCCGCCGCGCGCGCCAGCCTTGAACGCTTCCAGGCAGCCATGCGCAGCGCCGGAGATGCACGTACCGTGACCACGGAGATCAAATCCGCAACGCCGTTCTACTACGCGGAAGATGAGCACCAACAGTATCTGTATAAAAACCCGCATGGATACTGCGGTATCGGTGGGATTGGGGTTTGTTTACCACCGCAGCTTAACCCATAA